Proteins from one Mercurialis annua linkage group LG7, ddMerAnnu1.2, whole genome shotgun sequence genomic window:
- the LOC126657208 gene encoding protein CHROMATIN REMODELING 24-like, producing MFLDSHLCLAFQLLLHEFCELFLIASDRDESLETDVKFLETLGIVGVSHHSLLFSKTAHVEEKEISHFYRKKQAAFVGNSSSTALERNIDKAEHSFNPKYVKLNKKSSSTDSVGKPTESDPKGRIRLSQLFVNKATISMRKTAKKDF from the exons ATGTTTTTGGATTCACATTTATGCTTGGCCTTTCAATTATTGCTGCATGAATTTTGTGAACTTTTTCTGATTGCTTCCGATAGGGACGAGTCTCTTGAAACCGATGTAAAATTCCTGGAGACCCTAGGTATTGTGGGGGTTAGTCACCACAGTTTACTCTTCTCCAAAACAGCTCATGTAGAAGAGAAAGAAATAAG TCATTTTTATAGGAAGAAGCAAGCTGCATTTGTTGGAAATTCTTCAAGTACAGCACTGGAGCGCAATATTGACAA GGCGGAGCATTCCTTCAATCCGAAGTATGTAAAGCTAAACAAGAAAAGCTCGTCCACGGATAGTGTTGGCAAACCGACAGAATCTGATCCTAAAGGGAGGATTCGTCTGTCACAGTTATTTGTTAATAAG GCAACAATTTCAATGAGAAAAACTGCAAAAAAAGACTTCTGA